Proteins co-encoded in one Cytobacillus sp. NJ13 genomic window:
- the thiT gene encoding energy-coupled thiamine transporter ThiT: MKKLSLTAMIEASFFAAFAIILDFLPSIKLSPSISISAAMIPIFILAFRWGFKVSFIAGLLWGILQIAMGDAWIATPLQAFIEYFVAFACIGFAGLFYLPIQNQLRSGNKKKALGWVILAVFAGSLARYFWHFIAGVFFFGSYAPEGMSPVLFSFLANGATMLGAAILCSILAALIISSAPRLIIRKSDEGLRTQKRAS, encoded by the coding sequence ATGAAAAAATTAAGCTTAACCGCGATGATTGAAGCTTCATTTTTTGCAGCATTTGCCATCATTCTGGATTTTCTGCCGTCAATCAAGCTGTCACCGTCCATTTCCATTTCTGCCGCGATGATTCCGATCTTTATTTTGGCTTTCAGGTGGGGGTTTAAGGTAAGCTTCATCGCAGGCCTCTTATGGGGAATTTTGCAGATTGCCATGGGAGATGCCTGGATTGCTACTCCGCTACAGGCATTTATTGAGTATTTTGTGGCATTTGCCTGTATTGGTTTTGCCGGTTTGTTTTACCTCCCAATTCAAAATCAGCTGCGCAGCGGAAACAAGAAGAAGGCATTAGGCTGGGTAATATTAGCTGTGTTTGCCGGAAGTCTTGCCCGGTATTTCTGGCATTTTATAGCAGGTGTATTTTTCTTCGGAAGCTATGCGCCAGAAGGGATGTCGCCTGTGCTATTCTCCTTCCTGGCAAATGGCGCGACAATGCTTGGAGCAGCTATTCTCTGCTCCATTTTAGCAGCATTAATCATATCGTCGGCACCAAGATTAATCATAAGAAAATCGGATGAAGGTCTTCGAACTCAAAAACGTGCTTCATAA
- the qoxB gene encoding cytochrome aa3 quinol oxidase subunit I, with translation MGIKWDEFFITGDPLILGSQIAILLTMIGAVAGITYLKKWKYLWTEWLTTVDHKKIGIMYIISAVLMFFRGGMDGLLMKAQTSQPEMEFLNSQHYNEIFTTHGVIMILFMAMPFLIGLMNVVIPLQIGARDVAFPQLNALSFWLFFSGAMLFNISFVIGGSPDAGWTSYFPLAGKEFSPGIGNNYYAVALQIAGIGTLMSGINFIVTILKMRTKGMTLMKMPMFSWTTFVTSILIVAAFPIFTVALALMTFDRLYGTHFFTVSGGGMDMLWANLFWLWGHPEVYIVALPAFGIFSEVIATFSRKSLFGYKSMVFSILGIALLSMVVWVHHFYTMGSGPAVNSFFSITTMAIAIPTGVKMFNWLFTMRKGRIKFTSAMLWALAFVPCFVIGGVTGVMLAMGAADYQYHNTLFLVAHFHYVLIPGVVFAVFAGLYYWWPKMFGFMLNEKIGKWHFWLFVIGFNVTFMPMFFLGLNGAVRRAYTYSAESGFAPLFMLSAIGSIILAAGFAVFCYNIYWSIRYADRNISSDPWDARTLEWSTASPVQFYNFAKLPEVKSLDPFWHMKKKNEGLTLHDSEIEEIHMPSNSWLPIYMGVIFGIAGFFLVFEWHIAAAVAAIGIFAGLIIRSFDYNEGFHVTKDEIHRIENAWRKTEGEVHDHVS, from the coding sequence ATGGGCATTAAATGGGATGAGTTTTTTATTACTGGGGACCCCCTTATACTAGGTTCACAGATAGCTATATTATTAACGATGATTGGTGCAGTCGCTGGCATCACTTATTTAAAAAAGTGGAAGTACCTGTGGACAGAATGGCTGACTACAGTTGATCATAAAAAAATCGGTATAATGTACATCATCTCCGCAGTATTGATGTTTTTCCGCGGCGGGATGGACGGACTGCTGATGAAAGCACAAACATCACAGCCTGAAATGGAATTTCTGAATTCCCAGCACTATAATGAAATCTTTACAACACACGGCGTTATTATGATTCTTTTCATGGCTATGCCGTTCTTAATTGGTTTAATGAACGTTGTCATTCCTCTGCAGATCGGTGCGCGTGACGTTGCCTTCCCACAGTTGAATGCACTGAGCTTCTGGCTGTTCTTCAGCGGAGCTATGCTATTTAATATTTCCTTTGTCATCGGGGGATCGCCTGATGCAGGATGGACTTCTTACTTCCCTCTTGCAGGCAAGGAATTCAGTCCGGGAATCGGAAATAACTATTATGCAGTCGCTCTGCAGATTGCCGGTATCGGTACTTTAATGTCAGGTATTAACTTTATCGTTACCATTTTGAAAATGAGAACAAAAGGCATGACATTGATGAAAATGCCGATGTTCTCTTGGACTACCTTTGTAACATCGATTCTAATTGTGGCTGCTTTCCCTATCTTCACAGTTGCATTGGCATTGATGACTTTTGACCGCCTTTATGGAACACATTTCTTTACAGTGTCAGGCGGAGGCATGGATATGCTTTGGGCAAACCTGTTCTGGCTATGGGGCCATCCTGAAGTATACATTGTTGCCCTTCCTGCTTTCGGGATTTTCTCTGAGGTTATTGCGACTTTCTCAAGAAAATCATTGTTTGGCTACAAATCGATGGTATTTTCCATCCTTGGAATTGCGCTTTTAAGTATGGTTGTATGGGTTCACCATTTCTATACAATGGGTTCAGGCCCTGCTGTTAACTCTTTCTTCTCCATCACGACGATGGCGATTGCCATACCGACTGGTGTTAAGATGTTCAACTGGCTGTTTACCATGCGAAAAGGACGCATTAAATTTACTTCCGCCATGCTTTGGGCACTGGCATTCGTCCCATGCTTCGTCATAGGCGGGGTTACAGGCGTAATGCTGGCAATGGGTGCAGCGGATTATCAGTATCACAATACATTATTCCTGGTTGCCCACTTCCACTATGTATTAATTCCGGGTGTAGTATTTGCCGTATTTGCAGGTCTGTACTACTGGTGGCCAAAAATGTTCGGCTTCATGCTGAATGAAAAAATCGGAAAATGGCATTTCTGGCTATTCGTTATCGGCTTTAACGTAACATTCATGCCTATGTTCTTCCTTGGATTAAACGGAGCTGTAAGGCGTGCTTACACTTACTCTGCTGAGTCAGGATTTGCGCCACTCTTCATGCTATCGGCAATTGGTTCTATCATTTTGGCAGCCGGATTTGCTGTATTCTGCTACAACATTTACTGGAGCATCCGCTATGCAGACAGAAACATCTCAAGCGACCCATGGGATGCAAGAACATTGGAATGGTCTACTGCGTCACCTGTTCAATTTTATAACTTTGCAAAACTGCCGGAAGTTAAATCCCTTGATCCTTTCTGGCACATGAAGAAAAAGAATGAAGGCTTAACTTTACATGACAGTGAAATCGAAGAGATTCATATGCCAAGCAATTCCTGGCTTCCAATTTATATGGGTGTCATCTTCGGCATCGCAGGCTTCTTCCTTGTATTTGAATGGCACATCGCTGCGGCTGTTGCTGCAATCGGCATTTTTGCTGGATTGATCATCCGTTCATTCGATTACAACGAAGGCTTCCATGTTACAAAAGATGAAATTCACAGAATTGAAAATGCCTGGAGAAAAACAGAAGGAGAGGTGCATGATCATGTCAGCTAA
- a CDS encoding AAA family ATPase, whose translation MKSRLKKPSTIVSIALVITVILAAVIWTVQAGKKDVTVPFSSVEKVIASQDGKTVAVQEYKNGKLLITAPDGEYISHVPPNSEMVDKLVETYNIQYTFATTEPYAPWILGGVVLLLIAIGIYLFKSGKGGMGATNTMKQSVSKAKPLPSISLEDVGGIQEEMKEEIMQTLSILKEPERSLKMGIKPPKGILLYGPPGTGKTLLAQAIAKELGATFFSTSGSGFNELFVGVGASRVRNLFQNARKHAPAVVFIDEVDALAGRRKQHGGEESEKTLTELLVQLDGGHSNDGILFIAATNRKDMLDEAFLRPGRIDFSFNVPLPDTKGRREIINIHTKNRLLAEDVMITLGDLAESTSGFSGADLHSLFETASRRAVRNGQEIISKEDLDYALDRTILGTTTRALQDYGTKQRVAIHEAGHALVAALTKPGSVRKATIIPRGEALGYVAPIQKELHLSTSSELLDQVAMILAGGVSERMILGEHSIGVSGDVKQAKHIIEQMVDTGLLDNGFELTFNKGQKEAKMQDLFQKALERCELIIANHQPQFDALVEALLEKETLEGSEVQEIVGELKTEMVIA comes from the coding sequence TTGAAATCACGTCTTAAGAAGCCTTCGACGATTGTTTCTATTGCATTGGTGATCACTGTGATTTTGGCGGCGGTTATTTGGACCGTACAAGCAGGAAAAAAGGATGTGACAGTTCCGTTTTCTTCTGTGGAAAAAGTTATTGCCTCCCAGGATGGAAAGACTGTTGCAGTACAGGAATATAAAAATGGGAAACTGCTGATCACTGCCCCTGATGGCGAGTACATCTCCCATGTGCCTCCCAACAGTGAGATGGTTGATAAATTAGTAGAAACCTATAATATACAATATACGTTCGCAACCACAGAACCTTATGCCCCTTGGATTCTGGGCGGTGTAGTCCTTTTGCTCATAGCCATTGGAATTTACCTGTTTAAGTCTGGAAAAGGCGGAATGGGTGCTACAAATACAATGAAGCAAAGTGTTTCTAAGGCAAAGCCCCTTCCTTCCATTTCACTTGAAGATGTTGGAGGAATTCAGGAAGAAATGAAAGAGGAAATCATGCAGACTCTTTCAATATTAAAAGAACCTGAGCGCTCTCTGAAAATGGGCATTAAGCCGCCGAAGGGAATTCTATTATACGGGCCTCCTGGAACGGGGAAAACATTGCTGGCTCAGGCAATCGCTAAAGAACTTGGAGCAACATTTTTCTCAACCAGCGGTTCCGGTTTTAATGAATTGTTCGTTGGTGTGGGAGCATCGCGAGTAAGAAACCTTTTCCAAAATGCCAGAAAGCATGCTCCTGCCGTCGTCTTCATAGACGAAGTAGATGCACTTGCAGGACGAAGAAAGCAGCATGGCGGTGAAGAAAGCGAAAAAACATTAACTGAACTTCTAGTCCAGCTGGACGGCGGACATTCCAATGATGGAATCCTATTTATTGCCGCCACTAACCGGAAGGATATGCTCGATGAAGCCTTCCTTCGTCCCGGACGGATTGACTTCTCCTTCAATGTCCCTCTTCCTGATACAAAGGGCCGAAGAGAGATTATCAATATTCACACAAAAAATAGATTGCTTGCTGAGGATGTCATGATAACACTTGGCGATTTAGCAGAAAGCACTTCTGGATTCTCGGGAGCAGATCTTCATTCCCTTTTTGAAACGGCAAGCCGCAGAGCTGTCCGTAACGGCCAGGAAATTATCTCAAAGGAAGATTTGGATTATGCGCTTGACCGGACCATTTTGGGAACAACCACCCGGGCTTTACAGGATTACGGAACGAAGCAGCGCGTTGCCATACATGAAGCTGGCCATGCATTAGTGGCTGCTTTAACAAAACCCGGATCCGTCCGAAAAGCAACCATTATTCCGCGTGGCGAAGCACTTGGGTATGTAGCTCCTATACAAAAAGAACTTCACTTATCGACTTCAAGTGAATTGCTTGACCAGGTTGCCATGATTCTTGCAGGCGGTGTATCAGAGCGTATGATTCTTGGCGAGCATAGCATTGGAGTAAGCGGCGATGTTAAACAAGCCAAGCATATCATAGAGCAAATGGTTGATACCGGGTTACTGGATAACGGCTTTGAACTTACTTTTAACAAAGGACAAAAAGAAGCTAAAATGCAGGATCTTTTCCAAAAAGCATTGGAAAGATGCGAGTTGATCATCGCAAATCATCAGCCCCAATTTGATGCACTGGTAGAAGCCCTTCTTGAAAAAGAAACTCTGGAAGGCAGTGAAGTCCAGGAAATAGTTGGAGAATTGAAGACTGAAATGGTAATAGCATGA
- the qoxD gene encoding cytochrome aa3 quinol oxidase subunit IV, with the protein MEHHQSKSFPISHVIGFVVSLVLTFAAAGIALKTNLSFKVIMWIIGSLAVIQAGMQLFMFMHLREGEDGKTNLVNMIYAVFMVIVIVVGSIWVLTSGHASH; encoded by the coding sequence ATGGAACATCATCAATCAAAAAGCTTCCCGATAAGCCATGTCATTGGATTTGTTGTCTCCCTTGTGCTGACATTTGCAGCAGCAGGTATTGCCCTCAAAACGAACCTTTCTTTTAAAGTGATCATGTGGATCATCGGCTCACTGGCTGTCATTCAGGCTGGCATGCAGCTGTTCATGTTCATGCACCTAAGAGAAGGTGAAGACGGCAAAACGAACTTAGTAAATATGATTTATGCCGTATTTATGGTTATCGTTATTGTAGTAGGTTCTATTTGGGTCTTAACCTCTGGGCATGCTTCACATTAA
- the qoxC gene encoding cytochrome aa3 quinol oxidase subunit III, with protein sequence MSAKVDTSLPLEYQTEQDRMNILGFWVFLGAEIVLFATLFGVYGVLYERYAGGPTHKDIFVIKDVMIQTVLLLTSSFTMGIAIFEMRRHNLKGLITWLVITLALGAGFLFMEINEFIHYAHEGATMQTSAFLSSLFVLLGTHGAHVTLGIGWATMVIIQLLKRGLTPTTARKTFIIGLYWHFLDVVWIFIFTFVYLKGLVA encoded by the coding sequence ATGTCAGCTAAAGTGGATACTTCCTTGCCCCTTGAATATCAAACTGAGCAGGACCGGATGAATATTCTTGGCTTCTGGGTTTTCCTTGGCGCTGAAATCGTTCTATTTGCCACTCTGTTCGGAGTATATGGTGTATTATATGAACGCTATGCAGGAGGACCGACACATAAAGATATCTTTGTGATCAAGGATGTCATGATTCAGACAGTCCTCCTTTTGACAAGCAGCTTTACAATGGGCATCGCCATTTTTGAAATGCGCCGCCATAATCTTAAAGGGCTAATCACCTGGCTGGTGATTACCCTTGCTCTTGGCGCAGGATTCCTATTCATGGAGATTAATGAGTTTATCCATTATGCCCATGAAGGCGCAACGATGCAGACAAGTGCGTTCCTGTCCAGTTTATTTGTTTTGCTGGGAACACACGGAGCTCACGTAACATTGGGAATTGGCTGGGCAACTATGGTCATCATCCAGCTATTAAAAAGAGGCCTTACCCCTACTACAGCAAGAAAAACATTTATTATCGGCCTTTACTGGCACTTCCTTGATGTAGTCTGGATCTTTATTTTCACATTCGTGTATTTGAAAGGACTGGTGGCTTAA